A genome region from Nitrospira sp. includes the following:
- a CDS encoding DUF692 family multinuclear iron-containing protein: MVASKYAKRDLMQSEFTERANAVAAHGLGLSVDVYSPDLLHLVQSLRDEGLQPGYLEVFKATTSAMQWVRGHLPEMQLPYHGEGLWVTQPDFPHSASGRQGVAEACAQILALGSAWLNHECATKQMVGYAFGTYLPPLYTELSARMTAQNLAFLQEQVDAQARRHGIDPALVLLEMPPLTYFGCGSLAIPAFFRSVTDRVACGLVLDIGHLWTVYRYTGAWRRQTLEAFAGEFLDAFPMERVIEIHVAGLAEFLVSEPSRQAADGGALPHWIDAHGVPIPEVLFDLLAQVLAHPRLTAVKGVALEVDTKPVDTIVTEFRRFCDRFEARVTKVEQAGSAHSLAQPVAGQRADMQQLLTMDEQAALRSQYQAYVQFVTTGPPLSMAEPLSLLGGLLTDLERYRDTYLPHELLHWGGELQDMFPRTCSVLAAAQLPLKRFVSFWFSRSRPDEQDYDFFLLKIDRFIEFVAHDCPSAAVTVREEAEELRAAYQAANEPIGSAEMRA; the protein is encoded by the coding sequence ATGGTTGCTTCAAAATATGCCAAACGCGATCTGATGCAAAGCGAATTCACAGAACGTGCGAACGCCGTTGCCGCACATGGTTTAGGACTGTCGGTAGATGTCTATTCTCCTGATCTGCTGCACCTCGTCCAATCATTGCGGGACGAAGGCCTGCAGCCCGGGTATTTGGAAGTCTTCAAGGCGACCACGTCAGCCATGCAGTGGGTGCGGGGGCACCTGCCGGAGATGCAGCTGCCCTATCATGGCGAAGGTCTGTGGGTCACACAGCCTGATTTTCCACACAGTGCCTCCGGAAGGCAAGGGGTTGCGGAGGCCTGCGCGCAAATTTTGGCCCTGGGGAGTGCTTGGCTGAATCACGAATGTGCGACGAAGCAGATGGTTGGATATGCCTTCGGGACCTATCTGCCGCCGTTGTATACGGAGTTATCCGCCAGGATGACGGCCCAGAATCTGGCATTTCTCCAGGAACAGGTGGACGCGCAGGCTCGTCGCCATGGGATTGATCCCGCGCTCGTCCTCTTGGAAATGCCGCCGCTGACCTATTTTGGCTGCGGTTCTCTCGCGATTCCTGCGTTCTTTCGATCTGTGACAGACCGAGTGGCCTGCGGACTGGTCCTGGACATCGGGCATTTGTGGACGGTGTATCGGTACACTGGAGCCTGGCGCCGTCAGACACTGGAGGCCTTTGCCGGTGAATTTTTAGATGCGTTCCCGATGGAACGGGTGATCGAAATTCATGTCGCCGGCTTGGCCGAATTCTTGGTGTCGGAGCCTTCCCGGCAGGCGGCCGATGGCGGCGCGTTGCCGCATTGGATCGATGCCCACGGGGTTCCGATTCCGGAAGTGCTGTTTGATCTGTTGGCTCAGGTCTTGGCGCATCCACGGTTGACGGCTGTAAAAGGCGTGGCGTTGGAGGTCGATACGAAGCCGGTGGACACGATCGTCACAGAGTTCAGGCGGTTTTGTGATCGATTTGAAGCACGAGTCACCAAGGTGGAGCAGGCCGGCTCGGCGCATTCTCTTGCGCAACCCGTGGCGGGCCAACGCGCTGACATGCAGCAGCTTCTGACAATGGATGAGCAGGCGGCGCTACGCAGTCAGTACCAGGCCTATGTGCAATTCGTGACAACCGGGCCGCCGCTGTCGATGGCAGAGCCTCTGTCTTTGCTCGGTGGATTGCTCACGGACCTGGAGCGATATCGTGACACCTATCTGCCTCACGAGCTGCTGCACTGGGGCGGTGAGCTGCAGGACATGTTTCCACGGACCTGCAGCGTATTGGCTGCAGCCCAACTCCCGTTGAAACGGTTCGTGTCCTTCTGGTTCAGTCGGTCGAGGCCTGACGAGCAAGACTATGACTTCTTCCTGCTGAAGATCGATCGGTTCATCGAATTCGTCGCCCATGACTGTCCCTCGGCGGCCGTGACCGTGCGGGAAGAGGCAGAGGAACTGCGGGCGGCCTACCAGGCGGCAAATGAACCAATTGGATCGGCCGAGATGCGCGCATGA
- a CDS encoding CBS domain-containing protein: MMTPGVVQVPGDVSVSEAALLLDRERIPCLLVKDSETTFGIMTSADIVKKVVAQGLEPHDVEVRTIMSKPVHSVECDQILDDATGVMASTGASLLIVTKQGQPVGILTARDLALAPKRCETCLPATIRVTNGEGEGAKHIATIRQLSHVGAFIESRTLLLPGTSVILSFMLPGTDQSFSVRGTILNSNYEPEFHEDRGVLGTYPGIDIQFAPLPSSDESKIRAWVLQNLPRASDLS; this comes from the coding sequence ATGATGACACCCGGCGTGGTACAGGTTCCCGGGGATGTCTCTGTCAGCGAAGCCGCCCTGCTCCTCGACCGGGAACGGATTCCCTGCCTGCTGGTGAAAGATAGCGAAACCACATTCGGCATCATGACCTCCGCCGATATCGTGAAGAAGGTCGTGGCCCAGGGACTGGAGCCCCACGACGTGGAAGTCCGGACCATCATGTCGAAGCCCGTGCATTCCGTCGAATGTGATCAGATCCTCGATGACGCCACCGGCGTAATGGCCTCCACCGGCGCCTCGTTATTGATCGTCACGAAACAAGGCCAGCCGGTCGGTATCCTGACGGCGCGAGACCTGGCCCTGGCGCCCAAACGCTGCGAGACCTGCCTGCCCGCCACGATTCGCGTGACGAACGGGGAAGGCGAGGGAGCCAAACACATCGCCACCATTCGACAGCTGAGTCACGTCGGCGCCTTCATTGAGAGCCGCACGTTGCTGCTGCCCGGCACAAGCGTCATCCTCTCATTCATGCTTCCAGGAACCGACCAGAGTTTCTCCGTGCGCGGCACCATTCTCAACAGCAATTATGAGCCGGAATTCCACGAAGACCGGGGCGTGCTCGGGACCTATCCCGGGATCGACATCCAATTCGCGCCCCTTCCCTCCTCCGACGAATCGAAGATTCGCGCCTGGGTGCTGCAAAATCTGCCCCGTGCCTCCGACCTCTCCTAA
- a CDS encoding TIGR00730 family Rossman fold protein — MKSPAARSKPTPTKDEILAQLSTLLDRPDDDLQAALMKEILAGVIRLSESQLDVLDLKIVNRALKELRHAFRVFQGYRHRLKISVFGSARTPADDPNYQLAFQFARRMVEEGYMTITGGADGIMRASQEGAGREHSFGVNIMLPFEQGANAVIADDPKLVTFKYFFTRKLMFQKESHAIALFPGGFGTHDEGFEIMTLVQTGKSDPKPIVCLQAPGCDYWNHWNSFITDQLLKRRLINPEDLSLFTIVDNVEDAVTEIRTFYRRYHSLRFVGRQLVIRLKTPLTEAQIEGVQKQFSDMLTDGTFEQRPSLAEEIDEPGLKDLARLTFSFNRRNAGRLRQLINHLNQLPSTA; from the coding sequence ATGAAAAGCCCCGCCGCTCGCTCCAAGCCGACCCCGACCAAAGACGAAATTCTTGCACAACTCAGCACCCTGCTCGACCGTCCGGATGACGACCTCCAGGCGGCGCTCATGAAGGAAATTCTCGCCGGGGTGATCCGTCTGTCGGAATCGCAGTTGGACGTCCTGGACCTCAAAATCGTCAATCGGGCCCTCAAGGAACTGCGGCATGCCTTCCGAGTGTTCCAGGGCTACCGGCACCGCCTGAAGATCAGTGTGTTCGGCTCCGCCCGTACGCCTGCCGATGACCCCAACTACCAACTGGCCTTTCAGTTCGCCCGGCGGATGGTGGAAGAAGGGTACATGACGATTACCGGTGGCGCAGACGGCATCATGCGGGCCTCGCAGGAAGGCGCGGGCCGCGAGCATAGTTTCGGCGTGAATATCATGCTGCCGTTCGAGCAAGGTGCCAATGCCGTCATTGCCGATGACCCGAAGCTCGTCACCTTCAAATACTTCTTCACCCGCAAACTGATGTTCCAGAAAGAGTCGCACGCGATTGCACTGTTCCCGGGCGGATTCGGGACCCATGACGAGGGATTTGAGATCATGACCCTGGTGCAAACCGGTAAAAGCGATCCCAAACCAATCGTCTGTCTCCAAGCGCCCGGCTGCGACTACTGGAATCACTGGAATTCCTTCATCACCGACCAATTGCTGAAGCGACGCCTGATCAACCCGGAGGACCTCTCTCTCTTCACCATCGTCGATAACGTCGAAGACGCCGTCACGGAAATTCGTACGTTTTACCGACGCTATCACTCGCTGCGATTCGTCGGGCGCCAGCTCGTGATCAGGCTGAAAACCCCGTTGACTGAGGCGCAGATCGAAGGGGTGCAGAAGCAATTCAGCGATATGCTGACAGATGGGACGTTTGAACAACGACCATCGCTTGCTGAGGAAATCGATGAACCGGGGCTGAAGGATCTCGCGCGATTAACCTTCTCGTTCAACCGCCGAAATGCCGGACGACTCCGACAACTGATCAACCACCTCAATCAGCTTCCTTCGACGGCATAA
- a CDS encoding phosphohydrolase codes for MSAAVMRSRATSPPTLILYHAECADGFGAAWAIWRRYPNAAYRPVKHGDGPPADLAGHHIVIVDFSYARPILEAIAKDAASLVVLDHHITAEHTLADLPYAYFDQKKSGAVLGWEWAHDEPAPWLLRYIQDKDLWNWALPNSREISAALASHPFDFQLWTSFEQPELEREGRAILRYENELVTKLASHATLVQFEGAIVPAVQSAVLTSQIGERLSAAHPFCLIWHDRNGRRYYSMRSREEGTDVGSIAASFGGGGHTHAAGFSIPLQADGSLPSNSRLPHPAP; via the coding sequence ATGAGCGCCGCCGTTATGCGAAGCCGTGCCACTTCTCCTCCCACACTGATTCTGTACCACGCGGAATGTGCGGATGGGTTCGGTGCCGCCTGGGCCATTTGGCGGCGCTACCCTAATGCCGCATACCGCCCCGTCAAACATGGCGATGGCCCGCCGGCCGACCTGGCCGGCCATCATATTGTCATCGTGGATTTCAGTTACGCCCGGCCGATCCTCGAAGCTATCGCCAAAGACGCAGCCAGCCTGGTGGTCCTGGACCATCACATCACCGCCGAGCACACGCTGGCCGACCTGCCCTACGCCTACTTTGATCAGAAGAAGTCCGGCGCGGTGCTTGGATGGGAATGGGCGCATGATGAACCGGCGCCTTGGCTGTTGCGCTACATTCAGGACAAGGATTTGTGGAACTGGGCACTCCCGAACAGCCGGGAGATCAGCGCGGCACTGGCTTCGCACCCGTTCGATTTTCAACTCTGGACGAGTTTCGAGCAACCGGAGTTAGAGCGGGAAGGGCGAGCGATCCTCCGCTACGAGAACGAACTGGTCACGAAGCTGGCCTCACATGCAACCCTGGTGCAGTTTGAAGGGGCGATCGTGCCCGCGGTTCAAAGCGCCGTCCTCACCAGTCAGATCGGCGAGCGACTCTCCGCCGCGCACCCATTCTGCCTCATCTGGCATGACCGTAACGGACGACGGTACTACAGCATGCGTTCCCGCGAAGAGGGAACCGACGTAGGCTCCATCGCCGCCTCATTCGGCGGCGGAGGCCATACCCATGCGGCTGGATTCTCCATTCCATTGCAAGCCGATGGCTCGCTCCCTTCCAATTCCCGACTTCCTCACCCGGCGCCATAA
- a CDS encoding rhomboid family intramembrane serine protease, with amino-acid sequence MLPLNDDNPTESTPVITITVIVVCCLVFLYQSSLAPAPGEAFVYQYGAIPSVVFGHAALPPEVVAVPAFATILTSMFLHGSWMHLIGNMLYLWVFGNNIEDIMGHARFIVFYAMCGVLAALSHALIDPMSTVPMVGASGAISGVLGAYLLLFPHARVLLLAPVVGTTYVPAGIVLGFWIVMQLLNGGATLGSKGGGVAFFAHIGGFIAGMLLIGLFKRPEVRFFTPARTRSWH; translated from the coding sequence ATGCTGCCCCTCAATGACGATAACCCGACCGAATCCACCCCGGTCATCACCATCACCGTCATCGTCGTCTGCTGCCTCGTGTTCCTCTACCAAAGTTCGCTGGCTCCGGCTCCCGGCGAAGCCTTTGTGTATCAGTACGGAGCCATCCCCTCCGTCGTCTTCGGGCACGCCGCACTCCCGCCGGAGGTCGTCGCGGTTCCGGCGTTCGCGACAATCCTGACCAGCATGTTCCTGCACGGCAGTTGGATGCACTTGATCGGCAACATGTTGTACCTCTGGGTCTTCGGCAACAACATTGAAGACATCATGGGCCATGCCAGATTTATCGTGTTCTACGCCATGTGCGGCGTCCTGGCGGCATTGAGCCACGCCCTGATCGACCCGATGTCCACGGTGCCGATGGTGGGGGCAAGCGGAGCGATTTCCGGCGTGTTGGGCGCGTACCTGTTACTGTTTCCCCACGCCCGGGTGTTGCTGCTCGCTCCGGTGGTGGGCACGACCTATGTGCCGGCCGGCATCGTCCTGGGATTCTGGATCGTGATGCAGCTCTTGAACGGTGGGGCGACCCTCGGCTCGAAAGGGGGAGGGGTGGCCTTCTTCGCGCACATCGGCGGATTCATTGCGGGGATGCTCCTGATCGGCCTATTCAAACGGCCGGAAGTGCGGTTCTTCACGCCGGCCAGGACGAGATCCTGGCACTAG
- a CDS encoding ATP-binding protein, whose product MSVPLSSSELDQTGRHPTTQGLGRFLNHSRIRTMFLQSLVAGILAYELLVSSETIYGQAVSRLVAIGLILISCGIMLLPRTLLESTWFPGALISLNTLLVTGTIYLSGTASSELYLTYFLLLLIASSAPSLRQLLGLSVIICGGYGVLVYEHAMQSGMLAVKHLLGIPVLLIMSVFYGVTLETVAAERRRNRLLRENVQGLKQSEQVLEERRTQLETRVQGLKQGLSRANQEIRQGVVERTGLERQLREAQKLEAVGRLASKLANEFNQVLAVIGNQTGVIGSKLKPDDPLQRPVEEIFRSGERAATLTAQLLALRVHETSIRDTLSLGAAIESMRETFQAVLPGRIDIRVANDSAPVLVEIGHDRLEQVLLHLVANARDAMPKTGRVEIVLEVVTGELLPVEQLEKNPRKRMARIAVSDSGGGMNLDVQSQMFEPFFSTKETHTGLGLTLVYGIVRQYGGTVEVQSQPGQGTTVRVYFPLVERNGVVRDTRVLSEALSKGAETVLLVEEDEITRRLATSTLQSHRYHVLEAGSAVEALLVAQQHHGQIHLTVSHLSMPEISGRELAKRLVLQHPKMKALFVSGFSDDTIASHRVNKKYFLQQPYRQHDLAGKIRELLDV is encoded by the coding sequence GTGAGCGTTCCACTTTCCTCTTCCGAACTTGATCAAACCGGGCGGCACCCGACCACGCAGGGACTGGGCCGGTTCCTCAACCATTCGCGCATACGCACGATGTTCCTGCAGAGTCTGGTTGCGGGGATTCTTGCGTACGAATTGTTGGTGAGCAGCGAGACGATTTATGGACAGGCCGTGAGCCGTCTGGTGGCGATCGGGTTGATCCTGATCAGCTGCGGCATCATGCTGTTGCCGCGCACGCTGCTCGAGAGTACCTGGTTTCCCGGTGCGTTGATCAGCCTGAATACGTTGTTGGTGACGGGAACGATTTATCTGTCGGGGACGGCCAGCTCGGAACTCTATCTCACCTATTTTCTCCTCCTCTTGATCGCCTCCTCGGCACCCTCGCTCCGGCAGCTGTTGGGCCTGTCGGTGATCATCTGTGGCGGATATGGCGTGTTGGTCTATGAGCATGCGATGCAGTCGGGCATGCTGGCGGTGAAACATCTGCTTGGCATTCCCGTGTTGCTGATCATGTCAGTCTTTTATGGAGTCACGTTGGAGACGGTCGCCGCTGAGCGCCGACGGAATCGTCTGTTGCGTGAAAATGTGCAGGGATTGAAACAGTCTGAGCAGGTGTTGGAGGAACGACGGACACAACTCGAAACCCGGGTGCAGGGACTGAAGCAGGGGCTTTCCCGCGCGAATCAGGAAATTCGGCAGGGCGTGGTGGAACGGACCGGACTAGAGCGACAGCTTCGGGAAGCTCAAAAGCTTGAGGCGGTCGGCCGTCTGGCATCCAAACTGGCCAACGAGTTCAACCAGGTCTTGGCGGTGATCGGCAATCAGACGGGGGTAATTGGCTCCAAGCTGAAACCGGATGATCCGTTGCAGCGTCCTGTGGAAGAGATTTTTCGAAGCGGGGAACGGGCGGCAACCCTGACCGCGCAACTGTTGGCGCTCCGCGTTCACGAGACGTCGATCAGAGACACCCTGTCGCTGGGTGCCGCGATTGAATCGATGCGGGAGACGTTTCAAGCGGTGCTGCCCGGTCGTATCGACATCCGGGTGGCGAACGATTCGGCCCCGGTGTTGGTAGAAATCGGGCACGATCGGCTGGAGCAAGTGTTGCTGCACCTGGTGGCCAATGCGCGTGATGCGATGCCAAAGACGGGGCGCGTGGAGATCGTCCTGGAAGTCGTCACTGGGGAATTACTTCCGGTCGAGCAACTGGAAAAGAATCCCCGCAAGCGCATGGCACGCATTGCCGTGAGCGATAGCGGCGGCGGGATGAATTTGGATGTGCAATCGCAGATGTTCGAGCCGTTCTTCTCCACCAAGGAAACTCACACTGGACTGGGGCTGACATTGGTATACGGGATCGTTCGGCAGTACGGGGGGACGGTGGAGGTGCAGAGTCAGCCTGGGCAAGGCACGACGGTGCGTGTCTACTTCCCCTTGGTTGAGCGGAACGGGGTGGTGCGGGACACGAGAGTGCTCAGCGAAGCGCTGTCGAAGGGCGCGGAGACCGTGTTGTTGGTGGAGGAAGACGAGATCACCCGAAGGCTGGCCACCTCCACGCTGCAGAGTCATCGGTACCATGTGTTGGAGGCGGGATCGGCCGTCGAGGCCCTGCTGGTGGCTCAGCAGCATCATGGACAGATCCACCTCACGGTCAGCCATCTCTCCATGCCGGAAATCAGCGGTCGAGAATTGGCCAAGCGTCTGGTGCTCCAACATCCCAAGATGAAGGCGCTCTTCGTGTCCGGATTTTCGGACGACACGATCGCCAGTCATCGGGTCAATAAGAAATACTTCCTGCAGCAGCCCTACCGACAGCATGACCTGGCTGGAAAAATCCGTGAGTTGCTGGACGTGTGA
- a CDS encoding 5-(carboxyamino)imidazole ribonucleotide synthase, which translates to MNVTVIDPGATLGVLGGGQLGAMFATTARRLGYAIAVWDPDPDAPAHRLADHSFLQPFTDSSARQDFVRRVRAVTYEWENVPAELCEQLEREVPVRPSSQVLRVIQDRIEQKTFLQTHGLSVPTFHAISSPEELGRQTVLGYPLICKTATAGYDGKGQWKIARAEECAVVQQDLVRIMRPGLRWILEAWLPFEREVSILVVRSLEGTMRTYPVVENVHEGGILRQSTIPADVSATVADQAATMACRAVEVLGGIGVFCVELFLMADGRLLINEVAPRPHNSGHYSLDACTVSQFEQQVRTLCGLPLGEVRLLTPAVMVNLIGDDVRLATESPGVQEVLRESGAVVHLYGKRTIRAKRKMGHISFLAPTRDEALMKASAFRSHLSGTCL; encoded by the coding sequence GTGAACGTGACGGTCATCGATCCCGGCGCGACGTTGGGTGTGCTGGGAGGCGGTCAACTCGGGGCCATGTTCGCCACCACGGCCCGGCGTCTCGGATATGCCATTGCGGTCTGGGACCCTGACCCTGACGCGCCCGCTCATCGGCTGGCCGATCATTCCTTCCTGCAACCATTTACAGACTCTTCCGCGCGTCAGGATTTCGTCCGGCGCGTTCGTGCTGTAACCTATGAATGGGAAAATGTCCCGGCTGAATTGTGCGAGCAATTGGAGCGCGAGGTGCCGGTTCGACCATCGAGCCAAGTCCTTCGTGTGATTCAGGATCGAATCGAACAGAAGACCTTTCTTCAGACTCATGGATTGTCTGTTCCGACGTTTCATGCGATCTCGTCTCCGGAGGAACTCGGTCGCCAGACGGTGCTCGGATACCCGCTCATCTGCAAGACCGCGACGGCCGGGTATGACGGCAAGGGACAATGGAAGATTGCTCGTGCCGAGGAGTGTGCTGTGGTGCAGCAGGACTTGGTGCGGATCATGCGTCCCGGGTTGCGATGGATTTTGGAGGCTTGGCTTCCGTTCGAACGCGAAGTGTCGATTTTGGTCGTGCGCAGTCTGGAGGGCACGATGCGGACGTATCCGGTCGTCGAGAATGTTCATGAAGGCGGCATTCTCCGACAGAGTACGATCCCCGCGGATGTGTCGGCGACGGTGGCCGATCAGGCTGCGACGATGGCGTGTCGTGCGGTCGAGGTCTTGGGCGGCATAGGGGTGTTTTGTGTGGAGTTATTTCTCATGGCCGACGGCCGATTGTTGATCAACGAAGTGGCACCCAGGCCCCATAATTCAGGCCACTATTCGTTGGACGCCTGTACGGTGTCGCAGTTTGAACAGCAGGTCCGTACGCTCTGTGGCTTGCCACTGGGGGAGGTGCGGCTGCTGACTCCTGCGGTCATGGTCAACTTGATCGGTGATGACGTGCGACTCGCCACGGAATCGCCCGGAGTGCAGGAGGTGCTCCGTGAATCCGGAGCGGTAGTGCATCTCTATGGAAAACGCACGATCCGGGCGAAACGAAAAATGGGACACATCAGCTTTCTTGCCCCGACCCGCGATGAGGCTCTGATGAAAGCGTCGGCCTTCCGGTCGCACCTTTCCGGCACGTGCCTCTAG
- the purE gene encoding 5-(carboxyamino)imidazole ribonucleotide mutase — MSKNSSAVRASVGVLGGSKSDFPILEKAVAMLNELGIPNELLVVSAHRTPDRLFAYAEQAIDRGIQVIIAGAGGAAHLPGMLAAKTTLPVIGVPIPTENLRGLDSLLSIVQMPRGIPVATVAIGGAENAAILAAQILGLRSAAIRQRVERFRANQTQSVLDSQDDARLSPPLRMSRSSRMSRRS, encoded by the coding sequence ATGTCAAAAAACAGCTCGGCAGTCCGCGCGTCCGTCGGAGTGTTAGGCGGCAGTAAGTCGGATTTTCCCATCCTTGAGAAAGCAGTGGCTATGCTGAACGAGCTCGGAATTCCCAACGAACTGCTCGTGGTTTCCGCGCATCGCACGCCGGATCGTCTCTTTGCCTATGCGGAGCAGGCGATTGATCGAGGGATTCAAGTGATTATTGCCGGCGCCGGCGGTGCCGCTCATCTTCCCGGCATGCTGGCGGCGAAGACCACTCTACCGGTGATCGGCGTGCCCATCCCCACGGAGAACCTCCGGGGGTTGGACTCCTTGTTGTCGATCGTGCAGATGCCTCGGGGCATTCCGGTTGCGACGGTGGCCATCGGGGGCGCTGAAAATGCCGCTATCCTGGCCGCGCAAATACTCGGGCTCCGGTCGGCCGCCATCAGACAACGTGTCGAACGGTTTCGCGCCAATCAAACCCAGTCGGTGCTCGACTCACAGGACGATGCCCGATTGTCTCCTCCCTTGCGGATGAGCCGAAGCTCCCGAATGAGCCGCCGATCGTGA
- a CDS encoding biotin/lipoyl-binding protein, whose product MQRIREGLKSRLRSLVTQRTGLDEMAVDDLATSTKLQSWEAVQIPERLRFSSRLAILLVVFFILIVAFVPWTQTITVTGQLSAYTPFERPQDVEAQITGRIRKWHIYEGVRVKTGDVILELDDYDPNFMAPDLLSLLDQRKKALEDTRKAALSRADQLDKRIKEMQNLVKAAVPSAGARVLEAESKVREARQKIEASKIAVSTAELNVERHQQLAQQGLVSQRELELTIQSALASKADLQGAQANLSAAEQSMKALSFGREQVSAEVLQRLLDAEAARDASIGEAARAADQVADVSLRLSNANQRRVASRILSPIDGTVVKMAQAGAGETVRPGDKLVRISPNTTDKAIEMVADGIDAPLLNVGRKVKILFYGIPAIPLPAWPELMAGTYSGVVKVIDQVDDGKGNFRFWVVPDLEERPWPPQEHVRQGTKAMGWVILNRVPLWYELWRRFNLFPPDYQERPPSLIDTLLPKAGRGAK is encoded by the coding sequence GTGCAGCGTATTCGTGAAGGGCTCAAGAGTAGACTTCGCTCGCTCGTCACCCAGCGCACCGGCCTGGATGAAATGGCGGTCGACGATCTCGCGACCTCGACCAAGCTTCAGTCGTGGGAAGCGGTCCAAATTCCCGAGCGGCTGCGGTTTTCGTCCCGACTGGCCATTCTTCTCGTGGTCTTCTTCATTCTCATCGTCGCCTTCGTGCCCTGGACCCAGACCATCACGGTGACCGGCCAGTTGTCGGCCTATACCCCCTTTGAACGACCTCAGGACGTCGAAGCACAAATCACCGGCCGCATCAGGAAATGGCACATCTACGAAGGCGTGCGGGTGAAAACCGGCGATGTGATTCTCGAACTGGATGACTACGACCCGAACTTCATGGCTCCGGACCTCTTGAGCCTGCTCGATCAACGCAAGAAAGCGCTAGAGGACACTCGCAAAGCCGCGTTGAGTCGCGCCGATCAACTCGATAAGCGGATCAAGGAAATGCAAAACCTCGTGAAGGCCGCCGTCCCTTCCGCAGGCGCCCGCGTCCTCGAGGCCGAAAGCAAGGTACGGGAAGCGAGGCAGAAAATCGAAGCCTCCAAGATCGCCGTCTCCACGGCCGAACTCAACGTCGAACGGCACCAGCAACTGGCACAACAAGGCCTGGTCTCCCAACGCGAATTGGAACTGACGATTCAATCCGCCCTCGCCAGCAAAGCCGACCTGCAAGGCGCACAAGCCAATTTGAGTGCCGCCGAACAGAGCATGAAAGCATTGAGTTTCGGACGAGAGCAAGTGAGCGCTGAAGTCCTGCAACGTCTCCTGGACGCGGAAGCGGCCCGCGACGCATCCATCGGAGAGGCGGCGCGCGCCGCCGACCAAGTCGCAGACGTCTCGTTGCGGCTCTCCAACGCCAACCAACGACGCGTGGCCAGCCGCATCCTCTCCCCCATCGACGGCACCGTGGTGAAAATGGCGCAGGCCGGCGCAGGTGAAACGGTACGGCCTGGAGATAAACTGGTCAGAATTTCCCCGAACACGACGGACAAGGCCATTGAAATGGTCGCCGACGGCATTGACGCGCCGTTGCTGAATGTCGGCCGGAAGGTCAAGATTCTTTTCTACGGCATTCCCGCCATCCCGCTGCCGGCCTGGCCGGAACTGATGGCCGGAACGTACTCGGGTGTGGTGAAAGTCATCGACCAGGTGGACGACGGAAAAGGCAATTTTCGCTTCTGGGTCGTTCCCGACTTGGAGGAACGTCCCTGGCCCCCGCAAGAACACGTCCGCCAGGGCACCAAAGCCATGGGGTGGGTCATTCTCAATCGAGTCCCGCTCTGGTACGAGCTGTGGCGCCGCTTCAATCTGTTTCCACCGGACTACCAGGAACGGCCTCCGAGCTTGATCGATACGCTCTTGCCGAAAGCCGGTCGAGGGGCCAAGTAA